One genomic segment of Actinomycetes bacterium includes these proteins:
- a CDS encoding CDP-alcohol phosphatidyltransferase family protein: MAAPAGRAEYFARWSRLHGGYDPASSRLVGGWLAVVYVLARPFASLGVPPDALTAVGPLVAGGAAGAAAAGGAWLWLAVVLVVVSGVLDNLDGAVAVMTDRVSAWGHVLDSALDRVSDLLYLVALWAVGAAGTVAAAAGAVMVLLEYVRARAAAAGMAEVGVVTVFERPTRVIVTAMFLLGAAVYPAHAAAWAAAGTWAWLVLGVVGLAQLLPVVRRRLR, translated from the coding sequence ATGGCAGCCCCGGCGGGCCGGGCCGAGTACTTCGCCCGCTGGTCCCGGCTGCACGGGGGGTACGACCCGGCGTCGTCTCGCCTGGTGGGGGGCTGGCTCGCCGTCGTGTACGTGCTCGCGCGCCCGTTCGCGTCTCTGGGGGTGCCACCGGACGCGCTCACCGCGGTCGGCCCGCTGGTCGCCGGCGGCGCCGCGGGCGCCGCCGCCGCCGGCGGGGCGTGGCTCTGGCTGGCCGTCGTGCTGGTCGTGGTCTCCGGCGTGCTGGACAACCTCGACGGCGCGGTGGCGGTCATGACCGACCGGGTCAGCGCGTGGGGGCACGTGCTCGACTCCGCCCTCGACCGGGTGAGCGACCTGCTCTACCTCGTGGCGCTCTGGGCGGTCGGCGCCGCCGGGACGGTGGCGGCCGCCGCGGGTGCCGTCATGGTGCTGCTGGAGTACGTGCGCGCGCGGGCCGCCGCCGCCGGCATGGCGGAGGTCGGCGTCGTCACCGTCTTCGAGCGCCCCACGCGCGTGATCGTGACCGCGATGTTCCTGCTCGGCGCCGCCGTCTACCCGGCCCACGCCGCGGCGTGGGCCGCCGCCGGGACCTGGGCCTGGCTCGTGCTCGGCGTGGTGGGGCTCGCCCAGCTGCTCCCCGTCGTGCGACGCCGGCTGCGCTGA
- the metF gene encoding methylenetetrahydrofolate reductase [NAD(P)H] — protein MASQVPKAATVRDLLATGRRSWSFEFFPPKDDAGERQLWQTLRELEGLAPTFVSVTYGAGGSTRDRTIRVTERIATETTLTPTAHLTCVGSSRAELRQVVGGYAAAGVRNVLALRGDPPGGPGAPWEQHPQGLRHAVELVELVRSLGDFCVGVAAFPDKHPEALDFDSDARVLRDKALAGADFAVTQFFFDAAAYFRLVDRLSALGCALPVIPGIMPVTNVAQVERFAQLSGAPVPPALAERLHAVRDDPAAVRAVGVAAASELAGELLDGGAPGLHFYTLNRSMATREVYAALDLGHRS, from the coding sequence ATGGCTTCGCAGGTCCCGAAGGCAGCGACCGTGCGCGACCTGTTGGCGACGGGGCGTCGGTCGTGGTCCTTCGAGTTCTTCCCGCCGAAGGACGACGCGGGGGAGCGCCAGCTGTGGCAGACCCTGCGCGAGCTGGAGGGCCTGGCGCCGACCTTCGTGTCGGTGACCTACGGCGCGGGCGGGTCGACGCGGGACCGGACGATCCGGGTGACCGAGCGCATCGCGACCGAGACGACGCTGACCCCGACGGCCCACCTGACCTGCGTGGGCTCCTCGCGGGCCGAGCTTCGCCAGGTCGTCGGGGGCTACGCCGCCGCGGGCGTGCGCAACGTCCTCGCCCTGCGCGGGGACCCGCCCGGCGGGCCGGGCGCCCCGTGGGAGCAGCACCCGCAGGGCCTTCGTCACGCGGTCGAGCTGGTCGAGCTCGTGCGCTCCCTCGGCGACTTCTGCGTCGGCGTCGCCGCCTTCCCCGACAAGCACCCGGAGGCGCTCGACTTCGACTCGGACGCACGCGTGCTGCGCGACAAGGCGCTCGCCGGGGCCGACTTCGCGGTCACCCAGTTCTTCTTCGACGCAGCGGCGTACTTCCGTCTGGTCGACCGGCTCTCCGCGCTCGGCTGCGCCCTGCCGGTGATCCCCGGGATCATGCCGGTCACGAACGTCGCGCAGGTCGAGCGCTTCGCGCAGCTGTCCGGCGCACCGGTCCCCCCGGCCCTCGCCGAGCGCCTCCATGCGGTGCGCGACGACCCGGCGGCGGTCCGCGCGGTCGGCGTGGCGGCGGCCAGCGAGCTCGCGGGGGAGCTGCTCGACGGCGGCGCCCCGGGCCTGCACTTCTACACGCTCAACCGGTCCATGGCCACGCGTGAGGTCTACGCCGCCCTGGACCTGGGCCACCGGAGCTGA
- a CDS encoding polyprenyl synthetase family protein yields the protein MEPSPLDVEDLRVRVQKHLDAFLGAQVARLDDVDPDVEPLMDALTDLLVGGKRLRPAFCWWGWRGAGGPDDEAAMVAATSLELLQACALVHDDVMDGSDTRRGRPAAHRRFAALHRVSAWLGSSETFGVGAAILLGDLCLSWADQLLSTCGLPDPALRRAKPVFDVMRTELMAGQYLDLLEQARGGGSVGSALRVVRFKSAKYTVERPLHLGIALAGGGPELMEASSRYGLPLGEAFQLRDDVLGVFGDPQETGKPAGDDLREGKRTVLVALALEAASPAQAGLLRRDLGDPALTPDGVAGLREVITETGALARVEQLITARTEEAVDALATSGLAEPARAVLADLAVAATARRG from the coding sequence ATGGAGCCCAGCCCGCTCGACGTCGAGGACCTCCGCGTACGCGTGCAGAAGCACCTGGACGCCTTCCTCGGCGCGCAGGTCGCGCGGCTGGACGACGTCGACCCGGACGTCGAGCCGCTGATGGACGCGCTCACCGACCTGCTCGTCGGCGGCAAACGGCTGCGGCCGGCGTTCTGCTGGTGGGGCTGGCGCGGCGCCGGTGGGCCAGACGACGAGGCGGCGATGGTCGCGGCGACGTCGCTGGAGCTGCTGCAGGCCTGCGCCCTGGTGCATGACGACGTGATGGACGGCTCGGACACCCGGCGCGGCCGGCCGGCGGCGCACCGGCGCTTCGCGGCGCTGCACCGGGTGTCGGCCTGGCTCGGCTCGTCCGAGACCTTCGGGGTCGGCGCGGCGATCCTGCTCGGGGACCTGTGCCTGTCCTGGGCGGACCAGCTGCTGAGCACCTGCGGCCTCCCCGACCCGGCCCTTCGACGCGCCAAACCGGTCTTCGACGTCATGCGCACGGAGCTGATGGCCGGCCAGTACCTCGACCTGCTCGAGCAGGCGCGCGGCGGCGGCTCGGTCGGGTCGGCGCTGCGGGTCGTGCGGTTCAAGTCGGCGAAGTACACCGTGGAGCGCCCGCTGCACCTCGGCATCGCCCTCGCGGGCGGCGGGCCGGAGCTGATGGAGGCGTCGAGCCGGTACGGGCTACCGCTCGGCGAGGCCTTCCAGCTGCGCGACGACGTCCTCGGGGTCTTCGGCGACCCCCAGGAGACCGGAAAGCCGGCCGGCGACGACCTGCGCGAGGGCAAGCGGACCGTGCTCGTCGCCCTCGCCCTCGAGGCCGCCTCGCCCGCCCAGGCCGGGCTGCTCCGCCGGGACCTGGGCGACCCCGCGCTCACCCCCGACGGTGTCGCGGGCCTGCGCGAGGTGATCACCGAGACCGGGGCGCTGGCCCGGGTGGAGCAGCTGATCACCGCCCGGACCGAGGAGGCCGTCGACGCGCTCGCCACCAGCGGCCTGGCCGAGCCGGCCCGAGCGGTGCTCGCCGACCTCGCGGTCGCCGCGACCGCCCGGCGCGGCTGA